CTATAGTCGAAGACCCGTTCGGCACCGAGGTCCATCACGAACTCGAGGTCGGCCGCCGAAGCCGTCGCGCTCACGTGCGCGCCGAGGTCGGCGGCGAGCTGCACCACGTAGGAACCCACGCCGCCGGCGCCGCCCTGCACCAGCACCTGCTGGCCGGTCAGCACGTCGGCCTGGTCGACCAGGGCCTGCAACGCGCTCAGCGCGGCCAGCGGCAGCGCCGCCGCCCGGTCATAGTCCACTGTGGTCGGCTTCGCGGCGACGAGGTCGGCCGGCACGGTGAGAAACTCGGCCGCGGCGCCGTCGTGGGCGAAGGGCACCAAGCCGTAGACCGCGTCGCCGACGGCCGGGTCGTCCACCCGCGCGCCGGTCGCGGCGACGACGCCGGAAAACTCGTGCGCCGGGATGATCGGCGTGCGGTCGGGTGCCGTTTCGTCGGAACCCTGTTTCCAGGTCTCCGTCCAGCTCAGCTCCTGCGGTGTGATGGCGGCGGCCTTCACGGCCACCAACACCTCATCGGGCCCCGGTGCGGGCCGCGGCGCGTCTTCGTACACGAGCTGTTCCGGTCCGCCTCTGGTGTGTGCGCGTACGGCATGCATGGTGCCGATTCTTCGCCGCCGCGGCCGCACCCGGAGGGCATTCGCCGAGCGGGCGCGCCCGGTCTCGCACCGGACGCGCCCGTTGCCCGATCAGATGTCGACCCACCCCGTGCAGGTCCACGGTCCCCAGTTGAGCGCGTAACACACGTGGTGCTGATCCTGGCTGGCCGCGCCGGACCACCAGCCGTCGACCGCGGCGGTGGCGTACTCGCCGTAGGGCCCCTCGATGTTGATCTGCCGCCACGCCGTGATCGAACCGCCTTCGCGGCGCTCGACCCGGATGTTGAACGTGACGCCGGCCTGGGCGTAGGGGTGCGTCTCGACCAACCGGCCGTAGTAGGTGCAGCCCGCCGTGCGCGCCAACCGCACGGTCGTGTGGGTGGAGAGCTGCATATAGCCCCGCTCGGCCGGATTGCACGAGCCGGCCGCCTGCGCGCTGCCCGCGACCAGGCCGGTGGCCACCATCACCCCGGCGACCACGACGGCCGCCAAGCGGCCCAGAAATCCCTGTCTCATCCGCGTTTCCCCTCCCGACGGTGGCGGGTCGATCGGCCCGCGACAGGAGACTCGCGTGGCCCGCTATCTCCGAGCCATCCGGACGCCTCGCCGCGATAGATCCGCGACCGGGGGATCTCACGGCGAAGGGCTCCCGGCGGCTTTCGCCGACCAGGAGCCCTTCGCCGCACTGTTCGG
This genomic interval from Asanoa ferruginea contains the following:
- a CDS encoding NADP-dependent oxidoreductase — encoded protein: MHAVRAHTRGGPEQLVYEDAPRPAPGPDEVLVAVKAAAITPQELSWTETWKQGSDETAPDRTPIIPAHEFSGVVAATGARVDDPAVGDAVYGLVPFAHDGAAAEFLTVPADLVAAKPTTVDYDRAAALPLAALSALQALVDQADVLTGQQVLVQGGAGGVGSYVVQLAADLGAHVSATASAADLEFVMDLGAERVFDYRNDRFEDHVSDVDVVVDLVGGATQQRSWPVLKPGGVLVSLASPPDQAEAARHRVRGVFFVVEPDASELASIADLVDRGQLAPVVDRVLPLTDTRAGYAALDGHGRRGKIVIHVAD
- a CDS encoding sugar dehydrogenase complex small subunit, which produces MRQGFLGRLAAVVVAGVMVATGLVAGSAQAAGSCNPAERGYMQLSTHTTVRLARTAGCTYYGRLVETHPYAQAGVTFNIRVERREGGSITAWRQINIEGPYGEYATAAVDGWWSGAASQDQHHVCYALNWGPWTCTGWVDI